Proteins encoded in a region of the Longimicrobium sp. genome:
- a CDS encoding DUF2752 domain-containing protein has translation MSTALRKAPALSPALRGAAVALGATAAAAGLVVLYLYNPLQVGFYPRCLLYVLTGIYCPGCGVLRATHALLHGRILQALDYNALYVLSLPLIGYATAAQVLRARAGRHVLPVVRLSGKVTQAIFWVFVLFTVLRNIPVYPLNVLAP, from the coding sequence ATGAGCACCGCGCTGCGGAAGGCCCCGGCTCTTTCGCCCGCGCTGCGCGGGGCCGCCGTCGCCCTGGGGGCGACGGCGGCCGCCGCGGGTCTCGTCGTGCTGTACCTCTACAATCCCCTGCAGGTCGGCTTCTATCCCCGCTGCCTGCTGTACGTGCTGACGGGGATCTACTGCCCGGGGTGCGGCGTGCTGCGGGCCACGCACGCGCTGCTGCACGGACGCATCCTGCAGGCGCTGGACTACAACGCGCTGTACGTCCTCTCCCTTCCCCTGATCGGCTACGCGACCGCCGCGCAGGTGCTGCGGGCGCGCGCCGGACGCCACGTGCTTCCGGTCGTGCGGCTGTCGGGGAAGGTGACGCAGGCCATCTTCTGGGTGTTCGTCCTCTTCACCGTGCTGCGCAACATCCCGGTCTATCCGCTGAACGTGCTGGCGCCCTGA
- a CDS encoding toxin-antitoxin system HicB family antitoxin: MSTLSLRLPESLHRRVRELAAQEGISINQFIATAVAEKMAALMTEDYLRERARRGSRAKYDAALAQVPAAEPEEYDRKP; this comes from the coding sequence ATGAGCACGCTCAGCTTGCGACTGCCGGAGTCGCTGCACCGCCGGGTGCGCGAGCTCGCCGCACAGGAAGGTATCTCGATCAACCAGTTCATCGCGACGGCCGTCGCGGAGAAGATGGCGGCGCTGATGACAGAGGATTATCTGCGCGAGCGTGCCCGCCGCGGAAGCCGGGCGAAGTACGATGCAGCGCTGGCCCAGGTCCCGGCAGCAGAACCGGAGGAATACGACCGGAAACCCTGA
- the crcB gene encoding fluoride efflux transporter CrcB: protein MHSPRPSSATLLLLYLAAGGVAGTLARYGLGKWIPTWAGTDFPWATLAINLAGSFVLGFAMRAAETMPISPEVRGMVTIGFCGAFTTFSTFSLETVTLLQAGEWGRGAVYALGSMALGVLAVLAGLAAAGAAFRPRM, encoded by the coding sequence ATCCATTCACCCCGACCATCGAGCGCGACGCTGCTCCTCCTCTACCTTGCCGCCGGCGGCGTGGCCGGCACGCTGGCACGCTACGGCCTGGGCAAGTGGATCCCCACCTGGGCGGGGACGGACTTCCCGTGGGCCACGCTGGCCATCAACCTGGCCGGCTCGTTCGTGCTGGGGTTCGCCATGCGCGCGGCGGAGACGATGCCGATCTCGCCCGAGGTGCGGGGGATGGTCACGATCGGGTTCTGCGGCGCGTTCACCACCTTCAGCACGTTCAGCCTGGAGACGGTGACGCTGCTGCAGGCGGGCGAGTGGGGGCGCGGGGCGGTCTACGCGCTGGGGAGCATGGCGCTGGGCGTGCTGGCGGTGCTGGCCGGGCTGGCGGCCGCCGGCGCGGCGTTCCGCCCCAGGATGTGA
- a CDS encoding amidohydrolase — translation MKPVLRALALAGAALAPLPLTAQQWDAAVAAAAQRVAPQMVAVRHDLHQHPELSNREFRTSHLVAQHLRSLGFEVDTGVAHTGVVGILRGGRPGPVVAVRADMDALPVKEDTPYPWKSTATGEYMGKTVDVSHACGHDIHTAVQMGVASVLAGMKERIPGTVVFLFQPAEEGAPPGEEGGAKLMMREGVFNRWHPTAVFGLHTFAQMQTGNVGWTLGPAMAASDRFTITIHGRQAHGASPQLAIDPVVMASQAILALQTIRSRNLSPFEPSVLTVGMVRAGERFNIIPADVMMMGTVRTFDPKVQDEIERRMREILDGVTRAGGGTYEMEYQRTTPVTVNNRELSDRMRPTMVRLMGAQNVLDIPPTTGAEDFAYFSNAVPGFFYRLGTVKPGTTSGDHHTPTFQADDDSIPIGIRVMSTLLLDYLTSGGVRTASR, via the coding sequence ATGAAGCCCGTCCTTCGCGCGCTGGCGCTGGCCGGCGCCGCGCTGGCGCCCCTCCCGCTGACCGCGCAGCAGTGGGACGCCGCGGTCGCCGCCGCCGCCCAGCGCGTGGCGCCGCAGATGGTCGCCGTGCGCCACGACCTGCATCAGCACCCCGAGCTCTCCAACCGCGAGTTCCGCACCTCGCACCTCGTCGCCCAGCACCTGCGCTCGCTGGGCTTCGAGGTCGACACCGGCGTGGCGCACACCGGCGTGGTCGGGATCCTCCGCGGCGGGCGCCCGGGGCCGGTGGTGGCCGTGCGCGCGGACATGGATGCGCTGCCGGTGAAGGAAGACACGCCCTATCCGTGGAAGTCCACCGCCACCGGCGAGTACATGGGGAAGACGGTGGACGTGAGCCACGCCTGCGGGCACGACATCCACACCGCGGTGCAGATGGGCGTGGCCAGCGTGCTGGCGGGGATGAAGGAGCGCATCCCCGGCACCGTCGTCTTCCTCTTCCAGCCCGCCGAGGAAGGCGCGCCTCCGGGCGAGGAGGGTGGCGCGAAGCTGATGATGCGCGAGGGCGTGTTCAACCGCTGGCATCCCACCGCCGTCTTCGGCCTGCACACCTTCGCGCAGATGCAGACGGGGAACGTCGGCTGGACGCTGGGCCCGGCGATGGCGGCGTCGGACCGCTTCACCATCACCATCCACGGGCGGCAGGCGCACGGCGCGTCGCCGCAGCTGGCCATCGACCCGGTGGTGATGGCGTCGCAGGCCATCCTGGCGCTGCAGACCATCCGCTCGCGCAACCTGTCGCCCTTCGAGCCCAGCGTGCTGACGGTGGGGATGGTGCGCGCCGGCGAGCGCTTCAACATCATCCCCGCCGACGTGATGATGATGGGTACGGTGCGGACGTTCGACCCCAAGGTGCAGGACGAGATCGAGCGGCGGATGCGCGAGATCCTGGACGGCGTCACCAGGGCCGGCGGCGGCACGTACGAGATGGAGTACCAGCGCACCACGCCGGTGACGGTCAACAACCGCGAGCTCTCCGACCGCATGCGGCCCACGATGGTGCGGCTGATGGGCGCGCAGAACGTGCTCGACATCCCGCCCACCACCGGCGCCGAGGACTTCGCCTACTTCTCCAACGCGGTGCCGGGCTTCTTCTACCGCCTGGGCACGGTCAAGCCGGGCACCACCTCGGGCGATCACCACACGCCCACCTTCCAGGCCGACGACGACTCCATCCCCATCGGCATCCGCGTGATGTCGACGCTCCTCCTCGACTACCTCACCAGCGGCGGCGTCCGCACGGCGTCTCGCTGA
- a CDS encoding zinc ribbon domain-containing protein, whose amino-acid sequence MTHTCPDCGAPVSERAAVCPQCGFPIRRNAIPQGGGPGAPAAGGGGNRTAVLVLALVAGGFFVVVVLGVVAALAIPQFSKAVNRAKELEGEALLKQAYTLQQEYRSEHDVYARSLSELEPLGWQAQRTVYYDVEVSAASDRDLCLEAVPKRSAGRDVPPLSMDAEGRIYHDAGCTGAPAPGLTYDDPSTDRGEQARGLLEQGYRGMAGYRAAHGGELPATLGDLGTGLAADAAAADYRLEYFRNAEGRTCLAARPLSTVEGPERSVDDGGALYIGSACMGKAVELFHEAPATSSGDTAI is encoded by the coding sequence ATGACCCACACCTGTCCCGACTGCGGCGCGCCCGTCTCCGAGCGCGCGGCGGTGTGCCCCCAGTGCGGCTTCCCCATCCGCCGCAACGCCATCCCGCAAGGCGGCGGGCCGGGCGCGCCCGCGGCGGGCGGAGGGGGAAACAGGACGGCGGTGCTGGTGCTGGCGCTCGTGGCCGGCGGCTTCTTCGTGGTGGTGGTGCTGGGAGTGGTGGCGGCGCTCGCCATCCCGCAGTTCTCGAAGGCGGTCAACCGCGCGAAGGAGCTGGAGGGCGAGGCGCTGCTGAAGCAGGCCTACACGCTGCAGCAGGAATACCGCAGCGAGCACGATGTCTACGCCCGCAGCCTGTCGGAGCTGGAGCCGCTGGGATGGCAGGCGCAGCGCACGGTCTACTACGACGTGGAGGTGTCGGCCGCCAGCGACCGCGACCTGTGCCTGGAGGCGGTGCCGAAGCGCTCCGCCGGCCGCGATGTGCCGCCTCTGAGCATGGACGCGGAGGGGCGCATCTACCACGACGCCGGGTGCACGGGCGCGCCGGCGCCCGGGCTCACGTACGACGATCCCTCCACCGACCGGGGCGAGCAGGCGCGCGGCCTCCTGGAGCAGGGCTATCGAGGGATGGCCGGGTACCGCGCGGCGCACGGCGGAGAGCTTCCCGCGACGCTGGGGGATCTCGGCACCGGGCTGGCGGCCGATGCCGCGGCCGCCGACTACCGGCTGGAGTACTTCCGCAACGCCGAAGGGCGGACGTGTCTCGCCGCGCGGCCTCTCAGCACGGTGGAGGGCCCGGAGCGCAGCGTCGACGACGGCGGCGCGCTGTACATCGGCTCGGCATGCATGGGGAAGGCGGTGGAGCTCTTCCACGAGGCGCCCGCGACATCATCGGGCGACACGGCGATCTGA
- a CDS encoding putative toxin-antitoxin system toxin component, PIN family gives MAAPEVVLDTNVLVAGLRSQLGAAFDVLRLVGTGQFGINVSIPLLMEYEDVLLRPNIVSTVPPEVIKDVLDYHCTVARQHEIFFLWRPVLKDSKDDMVLELAVKARCGFIVTYNERDFAGCERFGVEAITPGEFLKRIGVYR, from the coding sequence ATGGCTGCGCCTGAGGTGGTGCTCGATACGAACGTTCTTGTCGCCGGGCTCCGTTCGCAGCTTGGCGCGGCATTCGACGTCCTGAGGCTGGTCGGGACCGGCCAGTTCGGAATCAACGTCTCCATCCCTCTTCTAATGGAATACGAGGACGTGCTGCTCCGACCCAATATTGTTAGTACCGTTCCTCCCGAGGTGATCAAAGACGTCCTGGACTATCACTGCACCGTGGCCCGGCAGCACGAGATCTTCTTTCTCTGGCGGCCGGTGTTGAAGGATTCCAAGGACGACATGGTTCTAGAACTTGCAGTGAAGGCACGCTGCGGCTTCATCGTCACGTACAACGAGCGGGACTTCGCCGGCTGCGAACGGTTCGGGGTCGAAGCGATCACGCCGGGCGAGTTCCTCAAGCGCATAGGAGTCTACCGATGA
- a CDS encoding NAD(P)-binding domain-containing protein encodes MQLIDRSDRVCVVGAGSSGLAAAKNLAERGFAADVLEREDDLGGNWNYGKPFARVYRSTHMISSKPFTQFPDFPMPAAFPDYPHHSQVLAYLRAYAERFEVDRRIEYRTPVERIEPAGGGRAWEVTTHGETRRYGAVVIANGHNWSPRVPAYPGEFTGETMHSAHYRTPEVFAGKRVLVVGGGNSGCDIAVEAAQHADRAFHSTRRGYWYMPKYLLGKPADQVGDVMLRLGAPLWLRRMVAGLSVRFIVGPQEKTGLPRPDHRLFETHPIVNSLLPYYVKHGDVTPKPDLARLSGRAVEFADGSREEIDLIVFATGYNIEFPFIDRAWLSWRDGRPRLFRNVFHPELDTIFVAGLIQPDSGQFGLVQWQTRAIALFLDAARRETPAAARFRELKRGPDADPGHGIRYKESTRHYLEVEHWSYLRGLRKICRMLEQGLDAHPVPAARAVPRPAETATA; translated from the coding sequence ATGCAGCTCATTGACCGGTCCGATCGCGTGTGCGTGGTGGGCGCGGGAAGCTCCGGGCTGGCGGCCGCGAAGAACCTGGCCGAGCGCGGCTTCGCGGCCGACGTGCTGGAGCGCGAGGACGACCTGGGCGGCAACTGGAACTACGGCAAGCCGTTCGCGCGCGTGTACCGGTCCACGCACATGATCTCGTCCAAGCCGTTCACGCAGTTCCCCGACTTTCCCATGCCCGCGGCGTTCCCCGACTATCCGCACCACTCGCAGGTGCTGGCGTACCTGCGCGCGTACGCGGAGCGCTTCGAGGTGGATCGGCGCATCGAGTACCGCACGCCGGTGGAGCGCATCGAGCCGGCCGGCGGCGGGCGCGCGTGGGAGGTGACGACGCACGGCGAGACGCGGCGCTACGGCGCGGTGGTGATCGCCAACGGGCACAACTGGTCGCCCAGGGTCCCCGCGTATCCGGGCGAGTTCACGGGCGAGACCATGCACTCGGCGCACTACCGCACGCCCGAGGTGTTCGCGGGGAAGCGCGTCCTCGTGGTCGGCGGCGGCAACAGCGGGTGCGACATCGCGGTGGAGGCGGCGCAGCACGCGGACCGGGCGTTCCACAGCACGCGGCGCGGCTACTGGTACATGCCCAAGTACCTGCTGGGAAAGCCGGCCGACCAGGTGGGCGACGTGATGCTGCGCCTGGGCGCGCCGCTCTGGCTGCGGCGGATGGTCGCCGGCCTGTCGGTGCGCTTCATCGTGGGGCCGCAGGAGAAGACGGGGCTGCCGCGGCCCGACCACCGGCTGTTCGAGACGCACCCCATCGTCAACTCGCTGCTGCCGTACTACGTGAAGCACGGCGACGTGACGCCGAAGCCCGACCTCGCGCGGCTAAGCGGGCGCGCGGTGGAGTTCGCGGACGGGTCGAGGGAGGAGATCGACCTGATCGTCTTCGCCACGGGCTACAACATCGAGTTCCCGTTCATCGACCGCGCGTGGCTGAGCTGGCGCGACGGGCGGCCGCGGCTGTTCCGCAACGTCTTCCACCCGGAGCTGGACACGATCTTCGTCGCGGGGCTGATCCAGCCGGACAGCGGCCAGTTCGGGCTGGTGCAGTGGCAGACGCGCGCCATCGCGCTGTTCCTGGACGCGGCGCGGCGGGAGACGCCCGCGGCGGCGCGCTTCCGCGAGCTGAAGCGCGGGCCGGACGCGGATCCCGGCCACGGCATCCGCTACAAGGAATCCACCCGCCACTACCTCGAGGTCGAGCACTGGAGCTACCTGCGCGGCCTGCGGAAGATCTGCCGCATGCTGGAGCAGGGGCTGGACGCGCACCCCGTCCCCGCCGCGCGCGCGGTTCCCCGCCCCGCGGAGACGGCGACGGCATAG
- a CDS encoding DUF190 domain-containing protein, whose product MHSFRGERTLMRIFIGESDRCESGPYRGKPLHDALVRMLRERGCAGATVLRGLAGFGASARVHTARVLELSLDLPIVVEVVETEEKIQELLPELDAMIGGGLVTLERVRVILYRPGGVPEGERWQHRIEGLEPADEGEN is encoded by the coding sequence ATGCACAGCTTCCGGGGCGAGCGCACGCTGATGCGCATCTTCATAGGCGAGAGCGACCGCTGCGAGTCTGGCCCGTACCGCGGCAAGCCGCTGCACGACGCGCTGGTGCGGATGCTCCGCGAGCGCGGCTGCGCGGGCGCCACCGTCCTCCGCGGGCTGGCGGGCTTCGGCGCGAGCGCGCGGGTGCACACGGCGCGCGTGCTGGAGCTCTCGCTCGACCTCCCCATCGTCGTCGAGGTGGTGGAGACGGAGGAGAAGATCCAGGAGCTCCTCCCCGAGTTGGACGCGATGATCGGCGGCGGGCTGGTGACGCTGGAGCGCGTGCGCGTGATCCTCTACCGCCCCGGCGGCGTGCCCGAGGGCGAGCGCTGGCAGCATCGCATCGAGGGGCTGGAGCCTGCGGACGAGGGCGAGAACTGA
- a CDS encoding CD225/dispanin family protein, whose translation MALIACPDCGNQYSDDSPYCPNCGRPNPARQAGNAGASTGSTGASDAGTTSGTSGSTAGGTGGTYTPGGTTGGSTGGSAGGYTPPPSGGYTPPPSGGYTPGSTGGSPGGSTGSTGGYTGGGTTGGYTGGTGSTGGEAPAGGGYGSTGPAGGGYAGGAQAGGPAYGQTQGGYTGGGGYTGTGGPGGGGYGPGGPGGPGGPGGYGAQPGGGQEIPNHLVLSIIATIVTCLTCCIPIGAVGLFFSTQVNSKRDAGDIAGAWQASKNAKQWSIIALVIGLVWLVVSMVFGFMGMIMSAVQQQA comes from the coding sequence ATGGCCCTCATCGCCTGCCCCGACTGCGGCAACCAGTACTCCGACGACTCGCCCTACTGCCCCAACTGCGGCCGCCCCAACCCGGCGCGGCAGGCCGGCAACGCGGGCGCGTCCACCGGCTCCACCGGCGCCTCGGACGCGGGCACGACCTCCGGCACGTCCGGCAGCACGGCGGGCGGCACCGGCGGCACCTACACGCCGGGCGGGACCACGGGCGGCTCCACCGGCGGGAGCGCCGGCGGCTACACGCCTCCTCCGTCGGGCGGGTACACGCCTCCCCCGTCGGGCGGGTACACGCCGGGATCGACCGGCGGCTCCCCCGGCGGGTCGACCGGGTCGACGGGCGGCTACACCGGCGGCGGCACGACCGGCGGCTACACCGGCGGGACGGGATCGACCGGCGGCGAGGCGCCCGCGGGCGGCGGCTACGGCTCCACCGGCCCGGCCGGCGGAGGCTACGCGGGCGGCGCCCAGGCGGGCGGGCCGGCGTACGGCCAGACGCAGGGCGGCTACACCGGTGGCGGCGGCTACACGGGGACGGGCGGGCCCGGCGGCGGCGGGTATGGTCCGGGCGGTCCGGGCGGTCCGGGCGGCCCGGGGGGCTACGGCGCGCAGCCGGGCGGGGGGCAGGAGATCCCCAACCACCTGGTGCTGTCGATCATCGCCACGATCGTCACCTGCCTGACCTGCTGCATCCCGATCGGCGCCGTGGGGCTGTTCTTCTCCACCCAGGTGAACAGCAAGCGCGACGCGGGCGACATTGCCGGCGCGTGGCAGGCGTCGAAGAACGCCAAGCAGTGGTCGATCATCGCGCTGGTGATCGGCCTGGTGTGGCTGGTGGTCAGCATGGTGTTCGGCTTCATGGGGATGATCATGAGCGCCGTGCAGCAGCAGGCCTGA